TCTGAATATTCTCTTTTAGAGGCTCCCAAAAAGCTTCTTCAGATACTCTCCACTTACCGCCGACAGACCAGAATAATCCCCATAGATTCTCTGCTCCAAAACTTGAAGAACCATCGTAACGAAGACTTCCTGATAGATAGTATTTATTTTCATAATCATATTGTCCATTGAAAAAATATGATGCAAGTCTTTTATACTTATGCATGTTTTCTGCACCTAAATACTCTGCAGCTGTTCCCATATCTCTGTATCCTAGAAAAGAATATTTAGAAGCCGCATAATATTGGTAGAAGTCTGTTGTTTTTTGCGCTTCCTGACCTAACATAATATTTAGATGATGGTCGCCAATAGTTTGGATCCAGTTTAGAGTATTAGTTATTATGATATTTGTCTTGGTATCATTATATTGTTGTCCTAGTCCATTGTATTGGGCGCCTTGATTATTGTATGGGCTCCAAAATTGGTATTCTCTTAAATCATAGTAATTAATTCCTAAACTAGTTTTCCATATCAATCCTTTTCCTAAATCAATACTGATATATGGATTAACATTCGCGGTTAGAACTTTTTGTTCTCGAAGGTCTCCATTCTCTTTATCATTTACTGCAACTGGATTATAATAAGCGCTCAAATTATAAGAACCATCTTCATTATAAATTGGTTCAACTGGAGTAACAGCGCCATATACAGCTACAAGAGGATTTACATATGATGAACTAGTTGGAACTCCGTTTGAAATGGCATATGATGCAGCTGAATTGATTCCAAAAGAAATTCTTTTGTATTTACTACTCAAATTTATACGACCCGAATAGCGTTCTACGCCAGTGTTAATTATAATACCTTCGTTGTTATAATAACCTCCTGATACAAAGTAGTTCGTGTCGCCTGTTTTTCCACTAACATCAAGACTATATTCGTCAACTTTTCCTGTGCGTAAAACTGCATCTAGCCAATCTGTAGAAGTACCACTGTATCCAAATGATTGAGCTTTTTTAAGTGCATATGCATCTGCCTCTTTTTTAGTTTTAATATCCTCGGTTCCTGCATTAAGATATCCAGTTCCCCATATATCGATCCATTCACTTGCGTTAACGATTTTATAATCATGCATAATAGGAGAGATTTGTGTAACTCCTTTTTTTGCATTGAAGTTGATTTTCATCTTACTGTCGCTACCTTGTTTTGTGGTAATAACTATTACTCCGTTTGCGGCGCGTGCACCGTAGATAGCTGTAGCAGATGCATCTTTTAGTACAGTAACACTTTCAATATCATTTGCGTTGATGCTTGATAATGGACTGTAATACTGTTTATTGGTACTGCTCATAGCATCAGGGTCAGAGAACATCGGGGTTCCGTCTATGATATACAGTGGCTCTGTTCCTGCCTTATATGATCCTATACCGCGAATAGAAACAGATGCTTGCGCTCCTGGCATACCTGTTGAATTATTCATTTGTAGACCTGCAACATTACCCTGTAGGGTTTTCATGAAATTGGCATCGGTCTTAGAAGTTATTGTTTGTTCTCCTATTGTTGTAGCAGAACCTGTAAATGCAGCTTTACGCGTGATTCCATAACCAGTAACAACAACCTCATCTAAGTTTTGAGCATCAGCCTTTAGTACAACATTCACAGTAGGTTTAATAACCACTTCCTGAGTTTGCATACCAATATACGAAACGCGCAAAGTCTTCGCAGAACTTATAATAAGTAAAAACAAATACACCTATTTGTTTATATATATGCAAACAGAAGGAAGAGGTTGGATAATATTTGCTAGACATTAGCAAATGGCTAAAAAACACATAAAGTCAGCAATATTTTCATTAAAAGGCTATTTATAATGATATATTTTTGAAGAGTTATTCTGAATGAAGAGTTTATCTGTGCATTTCTCTAGATCACGAATAATCGTCATGTCCATTACTTCTGTATAACCTTGCGTCGTTTTTATATTTTTATGTCCTAATAATTTTTGTACTGTGGTGATATTTACGCCATCATAAATTAATAGAGTAGCATTTGTGTGACGAGCAGTATGAAATGATATGTGTTTTTGAAGTCCAGATAATTGTGATATTCTAATTAATTCCTTATTAATATTAGAATTATCTCGAAGTCTAAAAAAAGAAAATAAGCGATCACTATATCGCTCGAGAATAGAAATTGATCTACCCTCAAAAAGCAAGTGAAGTGGTAATCTTACTTCAACTTTTGTCTTTACTGACTTATATATTAACCAAGTTTCGTTATTTATAAGGAGAATATTTTCAGAACTTAAACTTACGAAATCAGAATAACGTAATCCAGTATAACAACAAAAGAGGAAAGCATCTAAAGTACCTTGTAATTTAGTATAATTCCCTGTTAACTCTAATTTTTCAAGCATTTGCAATTCATCTGGAGTTAAATGAGTATGGAGATTGCTAGTGGTTTTTATTTTGTATTTTTTAAATGGGTAATTTTGAATATCTATGTAGTCTTTATTAATGGCAACATTGACATAACGCTTCAGGTGTTTCATGTGTTTGGCAATTGTGTTTATGTGATAACCTTTCAACCGTAAATACAAATCAAACGAAGATATAAATTCAAAATTAAGATCGACAAAAGATATATCTCTTTTATAGAGGGAAAGCAAGTGATAAGTTGAAAGATGATTCTTTTTAGTACTTTCGTTCAAGGAGGATTGAATTATTTCGTTTTTGAAGAATGGCAAAAAAGAGATTTTTTCGCTTTTCTTTAAATCAGATAGAAGAACCTTTTTTAGTGCATCTAGAGTTATCGCTTTACCTTGTTGCCATATTCTTAATTCATGCTGTTCTATTATGGCTATGCGTTCGTAAAGCATTCTGTTTAGAGCTTCTGCATTGGGGTGATTCTTTATTATTTGCTTCTTACTATTATAAAGCTTTTTATTTTAAAATAGAAAGATTTTAAATTTATCAAAAAGATGCATTTATGCTTGTATTGCTTTCATTATGACGTATATTTTAAGACGTTTTTATTTTTTGCAAAACAATATGTCAACTAAATATCCTTAGAGATAATAAAATAGATCAATTTTGCATGTTATATAGCATAAAAGGTCTCTATTATTTAACAAATTGTTATAGTTTTAAGCTTTTATTTAAAAAGCTATTGTTTTTTCATATAATATTAATAAATTTGCATTTTGTTAGAGTAAAGAAACAATTTATTGTAAGGTTAAATTTTTAAGAGAGAATTTATGAAAAGAAAATTAATGCTGTTATTAACCTGCCTCTTTGTAGGTATAGGTCTGGTAACCGCTCAAACTCAGAAGGTAACAGGTGTTATCACTTCTGGAGAAGACGGTTTGCCAATTGTGGGGGCTTCTATTTTAGTTAAAGGTACAACTATGGGTACTATTACTGATATAGATGGTCGTTTTACTTTGTCTAATATACCAAGTTCTGCGAAAACTTTGCGCGTATCTTATATTGGTATGCAAACTCAGGAAGTGGCTATTAAACCGACTTTGAATGTTGTGCTGAAGGCAGATGCTGAGGTTTTGGATGAGGTTGTTGTTACCGCAATGGGTATTAAACGTTCAGAAAAGTCTATCGGATTTGCTGCTACCTCTGTGAATGCGGCAAAACTTACAGAGAATCGTACCAGTGATATGATGTCTGGCCTGGCCGGTAAAGTTGCGGGTGTGCAAATCTCTGCTACATCTTCAGATCCGGGTGCCTCTAATTCGGTTATTATTAGAGGGGTTAGCTCTTTATCTGGTTCCAATCAGCCTTTATATGTAGTAGATGGGATTCCATTGAATAATAGCTCTGTATCTTCTACAGATGGTTTAAATTCAGGCTATGATTTTGGTAATGGAGCTAATGCTGTTAATCCTGATGACGTCGAAAATATGACTATATTGAAAGGTGCAGCTGCTACCGCTTTATATGGTAGTAGAGCTGCTAATGGTGTTGTAATGATTACTACTAAGAAAGGTCAAAAACATAAAGGTTTAGGTATTGAGTATAATGGTGGCTTGCAATGGTCTACTGTGCTCCGTCTTCCTGAATTTCAGAATGAATTTGGCATGGGCTGGAATGGAAATAAAACAGAAATAGAAAATGGTTCATGGGGACCTCGTTTTGATGGTTCAAAGCAGCTGTGGGGCAATGTTTATAATAATTCTCAGAAATTAAAATCTTATGTTGCTCTGCCTGATAATATTAAAGATTTTTTTGATACGGGGATTAGATATAACAATAGCATTTCATTTAATGGAGCCACAGATAAAGGTGATTACTTTGTTTCTCTCTCTCAAATAAGTGATGATGGTATGATTCCTACCGATGCTGATAGTTATGATAAGTATACTTTTTCTGCTCGTGGTAGTCATAAAACTGGGGC
This is a stretch of genomic DNA from uncultured Bacteroides sp.. It encodes these proteins:
- a CDS encoding TonB-dependent receptor, producing the protein MYLFLLIISSAKTLRVSYIGMQTQEVVIKPTVNVVLKADAQNLDEVVVTGYGITRKAAFTGSATTIGEQTITSKTDANFMKTLQGNVAGLQMNNSTGMPGAQASVSIRGIGSYKAGTEPLYIIDGTPMFSDPDAMSSTNKQYYSPLSSINANDIESVTVLKDASATAIYGARAANGVIVITTKQGSDSKMKINFNAKKGVTQISPIMHDYKIVNASEWIDIWGTGYLNAGTEDIKTKKEADAYALKKAQSFGYSGTSTDWLDAVLRTGKVDEYSLDVSGKTGDTNYFVSGGYYNNEGIIINTGVERYSGRINLSSKYKRISFGINSAASYAISNGVPTSSSYVNPLVAVYGAVTPVEPIYNEDGSYNLSAYYNPVAVNDKENGDLREQKVLTANVNPYISIDLGKGLIWKTSLGINYYDLREYQFWSPYNNQGAQYNGLGQQYNDTKTNIIITNTLNWIQTIGDHHLNIMLGQEAQKTTDFYQYYAASKYSFLGYRDMGTAAEYLGAENMHKYKRLASYFFNGQYDYENKYYLSGSLRYDGSSSFGAENLWGLFWSVGGKWRVSEEAFWEPLKENIQNVTVRASYGTVGNQDIDWYAARGTYETGYNYNNEPGMKPTRISNPDLGWESRHKFNIGVDFTIFNRINLTVDWYDERTKDLIFEMPLSKTNGLSTTLRNIGEMKNTGIELSANANILRTKNFNWEINANLTANKNEMVKLSGTDDIVKTTTIITPGESLYTFYLKEYAGVDPDNGSPLWYKKDGSTTSNWNDAEQRIVGSADPKVYGGFGTSLKYKGFDFNANFSYSCGNKIYASGLKYDLQVGDSKLSNVTYKVYENAWTETNRNTDTPKFVYADSSGASKNSTRFLLNGSYLRLKSVTVGYSIPKSLTTKYSINNIRFYASADNLFTIHASDFIGFDPEAGVSGTQAWQYPVSRTFTFGLNVSF